A window of Misgurnus anguillicaudatus chromosome 3, ASM2758022v2, whole genome shotgun sequence genomic DNA:
ttgtgagaaaaaaaactttcagtgtgatacaaggtCCTCTGCTTTCTCTTTTAATGTTGCTTTAACTGGGAAAAGTGCTTCATAAATAAAACTTACTCAAGCATGTCTGTAAATCTAATTATAGTTCCTAAAAATATACCAGCCAACTTCCAAGATATGAATAGACTAACTTTTACTCAAAAACATTGCATGGTGAGTGTTTATTTTGGACCCTGGGTGTGACAATAGCGACaaacagagagacagaaagacagacagacagaaaaaagaCAGAAGAACAgacactgagagagagagaggtgaacATCTGTCAGTGTAAGGAGGAAGAGAGACAGAGCTGGATGAAGGCGAGCACGGGAATTGTGGGAATGCTGGAGGGCAGAGAAAAGGCGCAGGACAACGCTCGTCGTTTGTGTCGTGGGCCGTTGCAGAGTGGTGTGTTGCAGCAGGTGATACAGACGGAGTTCAGCTTCCCGGTGCAGAACTGCTGATATCCAGATGATGCAATTAGACACGCCCCCGACGACGCACATGACTTCCTGTAATGAATTCCTTcacacacaaatacatgaaaacacaTTACACTCGTGATCCTCACGTTTTTAATACAGAACACTTTACAGGTATAAAATTTACCATTTACCAAAATAATGCAGAATCAAGATGCTAATGCCACAAAGCGGAGTTACACTGTGGGAGTgcatcaaataatttaaagtacCATCGTAaatattcctcttataccacagttaccgcagacattgctctggtggttattttaaacatttgacaggtcaggtgtgcattttacagaaaaaataatcaacacctgtgaaacatttctcaacaaAGCATTCAAAAAACTTTCAACAGACCCATGGTATAATAcaattataaaacgggcagtttaggggcctcatttataaaactgtgcgtaggatccttactcaAAGTCTACgtcgcacaaaagccaaaagtaGCGTACGTAGATTTATAAAACCATGCGTACGCACACCACCAAGCAATGTTCCTataataaatcacagatcaccggAAAGTGTGCGTATGTGAATCTGCCTCTCATCACGCCCTTTACCCGCCAATTTTAAACCATAAATAGTCAATGTAAACACCTCCTGAATGCTGATCATCATATTAATGAGACTGGCATCCAATTGTTAGTTTAAAAATTGTTATTTACTTTCTTCAATCTGATTTCAGTTCACTTTCTCACCATCTGTGTCGCAAATTCCCATTAATTGTCATCAGAATGTGTGTACGCATGGGTCAGATTTTGCTTACAGGCGCGCACATtctgatgtttttttattaatcacaacctttgcgtggcaAGTGGCGTATGAACGTTTTTAGCCACATTTTTTGCGCacgaacaaaaataaatattgttgagtcagaGATccagagaaaacgctttcctgaGAAGTTCTTTaacctcaaattcatatttccactattaggtggcgatcttacccaacttaaacactaaCACATAAACCCATTTACTGTTTGTATACAATGATGAAGTGGCAGCGTATGCGCACACATTTTGGCAACGGAACTTTggtaagaatcagcagtgaagcaacacagacagagaaagtattttaaaaagttgactttatcaactttttcaacacatctaccagatccgtgtactatagtggagtgtaTAGAAGACCAAATATAAAgttgccagatacatatatacgtatattagtttataaaacggttagttccaatccttgattctgattggtcaataggtgtgctttattcacgataaaacactgctatgaccgcttcacccaacggctctatttaatatcactgcgcccttagcaacacccttagcaacacataaacatataatgagacaaagtctgagaacagtttgttgtttttatttgagctttcatgttgttgttcgcagtcagggactattttttctagcggaaggaatgcttttattgatttaacttcatcaAAGttgcacaaatgttttttttactttaatattgtgtgttaaccgttttataaaagcaataaggtactcgaggaactactttgtttggcggaagagtaatatttgtacgaatataattacaacttatttgtgttttattttatgaaatcctgctatgcatctGAAGTAAcggttttataaaagcaataagccctgcGAAttgtggtgttacagtgcattttataacagctaagagGTGTTTTGCGtcatgcctaacaacgccccttagctgttatacaATGCACtagtaacccactgcttcttggggcttattgctttattattttcacataccgtacattattgCTGCTCCTCTATGCCTTGCCTCTCtgaaatgtgttgattttgtaCAGAGTTTTTTGATCTGAAAGGCGtggtgtgctgtgattggacagctaCATTGTGTGATTTGTGATTGGCTGAATACCTCAAGTGTGTgacggaaatgtgatgctccttaccatgttttgaagatatgttagcattgcattgtgagttgGAGTTAATAtcatctttactaccttatcaatatgaGCTGAATCTGATACAGAAAATGCAGATCAACTTTACCAGCGCGGCTTGAGCAgaacgtaacagattggtacagtaaggatactaaaaccatgtctgcatttgtgattaTAGAAGTGACAAACAACAACTCTGCATTGCACAAAACTTgtgtttgaatcatggtttagtctgaagtaaagtctttaaatatgaaaacatagacgacttacaggctgtgagtcaaaagCGGGCGGAGTTATGATAATGACTTAAGACATTATTTTGTTCCAGTTGGTATAATAATATCAGAAACTTAGCACAGCAATGCTGCTAAAAACTTAGATTATCATCAGGTCTGTCACACTACAGCACAGCTTCTCCTGGCAACAAGCAGAACAGGAAGTGATTCTGCGTTTCTTACCGTCCTCCATGACCAGCACTTCTTTCTGGCACATGTCCTGTACGTTGACTGTGCAATTGACGATAAACTCTGGAGATGAGCAGTCATCCTGCCGAACATCTTCACACTGATAGCATTGAATCTGCAGCGCTGCACTCACAGCTAGGAAAGAATGGACagacattaaataaaatcattaaaaacaccaaTTAGGTTTAACAAGAAACTGGAAAATCAAATGAGCCGTCATACTGCTGAACATCAAGCACACTGCTTGTagatacacacgcacacacttgcgcgcacacacacccTTAGGTATCTTCAATCCAAACATCTTGTGTTTAATCATGCATTAAATGCCACCAGCGCTTCATCTTAATGCTGCAAGCCAACAGTGAGACAAGTGTGTTAAGTTAAAGCAGTTGGGTTAGTTTAACTGATTTACTGATGATCAATGACTTTTCTGTAACATGTATGCATATACGTAGTTATTTAATATAACACAAGATAATGAAAATGAGATGTtcataaaaaacagcaaaatgGATGCAATACAATCCAGGTTAAATCTTCCTGTTTAAATATTTGCATTACGAATATCAAACATCTCATTCTCAACACTATACTgcaaaaacacaataaagatGTAAAGTATTAGTTTAGTTTATACTGATTTGAATAATAGTAAATATTTTGTTTCTAGACAAAATGCTTTTCATAACTTGACTCAGGCTTTATTGTGACTGATAATTACTAGcacaacaaaagaaaacaaacctAACGAGTCTGAATAATTTGCTGTGGGGGAGAGCAGGGGTGAAAGAAACCAAATGATTTTCTCAAAGCCCTTCATTTCAAGCTTCATATTCAGCACATGTTTCAACTGTACATTATATGGATACAATTCAAACAAAAATGAACTCTATGTTTATGAGCTGATTGTAGAAAATATCAACTATGTATGGCTATtgtttatttatgatattttagtacttaagcAAAAGATTTTTATCATCTAGTTTTGTGAAGAAAGCAGAAAGTGTCTCTACTGTTGTAACCCATCCTAAAGTTTgccttctcagagtttttcactATTCATTAGAAGTCATTGTACATTTGTACCTattgagttattgaccacagcaaaatatATATCTCACTGTtttcaaaattatatttttcggaaaaaaaatgttaatgtggCCCCAAACGAGAATGAGGCTACTGCAGGTGCTTATTgtcataaatgtatttgttggtGTTGTGAATTTACTGTAGTATCATTTCTTGTCATTCTGAAATACATGACTTTATTCTAATAATGTTTTACAATAAATAATGACATAACAATAAACATTGACTAGAATGAAATTATATTGAATTGTTATTTCATGAGTATTTgcaattgttttcttttaaaacttAAGATTAATGGCACGAGCCTTTAATTTTATTCTCATATGAAAGCAGAAAACATGAATGATGAATAAATCCTCAAACTCAGagacgattcattcatttatattgAAGAGCGCGTGCACATAATGTCATGTGtatgatgttgttgtatgtcagtATATGTATCGTGtatataagtgtgtgtgtgtgtgtgtattgactCACCCGCCGTCaggatgatcaacagtaacagTAAAGTCTCACAACGCCGCATAACGGAGCTGCTGCCGCTCACCGCCGCGCCGACGCGTCCATCCCTACCGACACACgagcgcgcgcgcgcgcgcgcacacacacacacactgaccgTACAGACGATTCCCGTTATTACCCACCGCACGTGACGCTCGCGCGACTGACTTTAACGGGCGTGATTCGCGTCCGAATGAaggaacagagagagagagagagagagagagagagagagagagagagagagagagagagagagagagagagagagagagagagaaagagagagagagagagagagagagagagagagagagagagagaaataatctACAGCTctgattaatttaatttcaatttaaatGAACTTAATTTCGCATATTTCActtaaaatattgccaaagcattatacataaaacaagaaacatTCAATAACACAACAATAACCAACATTAAGGTGCTGGGAGAAGTATTACCGCAAATAAAGTCAGaggatttttaaaatataagaaGCTCAGGGCGGTAGATGATTACTGTGCATgtgtaaataataaatgaatttaGCAGCTGATCTCTACAGCACTTTTAGTTTACCTCTCATGTGCctcaatgtaaatgtttattcctcaatgtttttattttaaatatcctCTTACtctattttatttgactttatttgtagtaatactCCACCCAGCACCTTATTCCACCTTAATGTTTGTTACTTCTGTGTTGttgtttcttgttttatgtATAATGCTTTGGCAATATTATAAGTGACACACAACCATACTAATAAAGTTcctttaaattgaaaaaaaaataagagaGCGAGCCGACTAAAACCGTGAAACTCATCTGTAAGCCTCTGATCCtctattttaattttctgtcaaaTCTGTGACTAAAATCtttagtttgtgtgtgtggctttTGTCTATAGTGAATATATGCTTTGATTTTACAAATACTGACCTGATCAATGAAATGTAATtgtaaaaagaaagaaacaaaaaaaggaACTGCCAATGATTTAAATTCACTGTTCTGAGTTCTGTTGCTTTTAGTTAAAGatctattttataaatattgCATACAGTGACGTAGTAGTCATGTGGAGTCTGTTTATCGAGCTGTTTTATGCAGGTCTGGATCAGCAATCATCACTTTTGGATCAAATAGGTTTGAGACTTTGAAAGCTTTGTAACTTTGCAGATTGTGTACATGcacaaacagctgcataacacACTGCagtaaaagaaaacatgaaatctCATCACATGGTCCATTTAATAACTGTTTATGCatgtatttataaatgtatatattttcttgCTAAAATCAGCTTTTgcctggaggtgaaaatatacacacatttatttatagcATAACAGTAAACTCTTCATAACCTCATAACATCAAATAACACACTTATGTTATAACTAAACGCATTGAAAATCTGTGTTATATGTTATAATCCAGATATAAAAGTATTATAACATGTAACATCATTATCCTTTGTTTAGACTTTGCAGAAATGCTCTGTTATCATTGTCCCAAACAGATTCTTGTGGTCTCACCTCCAGATGATTTTTAAACACTTACTGGCTGCTTTATTcttcattattaaataaaatgtttgagtGGCCTAATAAAAGAAACTATTTGCATaactatatttttttattaaaaaatttttacttttgaACAGTACACTTTaaagcagggatgggcaactttggtcctggagggccggtgtcctgcagagtttacctccaaccataattaaacacacttgaagcagccaattaaggtctcaCTAGGCATGCTAGAcacttttaggcaggtgtgctgaggcaagttggagctaaactctccaggaccgaagttgcccatccctgctttAAACTattcataatacattttgagTCTGGTTTCTCTCAAGGTTTTGTTCCCGCACCTACACTTGACATTTTGGTTTCTTGCTAACTGCGCAACTGCTGACATTATAATTAAGACAGAATGACTTTCTTTATATTCTTACAAATATAACAGTTCAAGTACAATTTATAGACAGTTCAGTAAACATCTCAGGTTatttttgtataaatatatagatttctatcattttcctatttctatatatttgtctttttttatacTGCAAAGCATACAGCATCCAAAACCACATCACTCcagtttgtgtgtgcgtgtgtgcgtaagagtgtgtgtgtgtgtgtgatttcaCGCTGCTTGCATTTAATCAGTAAGTCGTCCACCGTTAAATACTATGAAGAAAATATAACATGACACGACAGGGCAAACCGATCAAAAGCAATTAGACACAGAAGCAATCTGAATTATAGCGGTGAGAGATACTGAACCCTCAGGCCGGCCGGccgacacgcacacacacacaaagagagagagagagacacctAACCCTGCATGGCCGTAATCAGGAGACAATTATGCTTTAAATGAGTGTGTATCAAGTAAAGATTTTATAGAAGAGATGATGATGAGGGAATG
This region includes:
- the LOC129443784 gene encoding ly6/PLAUR domain-containing protein 1 isoform X1; this translates as MRRCETLLLLLIILTAAVSAALQIQCYQCEDVRQDDCSSPEFIVNCTVNVQDMCQKEVLVMEDGIHYRKSCASSGACLIASSGYQQFCTGKLNSVCITCCNTPLCNGPRHKRRALSCAFSLPSSIPTIPVLAFIQLCLSSSLH
- the LOC129443784 gene encoding ly6/PLAUR domain-containing protein 1 isoform X2 yields the protein MIKHKMFGLKIPKAVSAALQIQCYQCEDVRQDDCSSPEFIVNCTVNVQDMCQKEVLVMEDGIHYRKSCASSGACLIASSGYQQFCTGKLNSVCITCCNTPLCNGPRHKRRALSCAFSLPSSIPTIPVLAFIQLCLSSSLH